The segment CGGCGTTGCGGCCCATCTTCGGGATCGGGCGGATGTCGATCCGGCTCCGGTCCAGGTCGGTGAGGAAGAGCGTCATCCCGTCGGTCTTCTTGGCGACGTCGCCGGCCTTCGTCGTACGGGTCAGCAGCAGGATCTTCTCGGACTCCATGGCCTTGGAGATCCAGACCTTGCGGCCGTTGACGATGTAGTGGTCGCCGTCGCGCCGGGCGAACGTCGTGATGCTCGCCGTGTCCAGACCGGCGCCCGGCTCGGTCACGCCGAAACAGACATGCAGATCGCCCGAGGCGATGCGGGGCAGCGTCCGTCGCTTCAGCTCCTCGGAGCCGTGCACCACCACCGGCTGCATGCCGAAGATCGACATGTGGATCGAGCTGGCGGCGTTCATACCGCCGCCGGACCGCGCGACCTCCTCCAGCAGCAGCGTGGCCTCGGTGATGCCCAGGCCGTGACCGCCGTACTCCTCCGGGATGGTGAGCCCCAGCCACCCGCCGCCCGCGATGGCGGCGTAGAACTCGGAGGGGAACTCGTGGTCCCGGTCCTTCTCCATCCAGTAGTGGTCGTCGAAATCACGCAGGAGTCCTGCGACCGCCTTGCGGATGGTCTCCTGATCTTCGGTCAGCTCAAAGTCCACAATATGGACACCTCCCATGACCCGGGTTGATGTTGAAAGATATCAAAGGTCAGACCGATTGGATAGCGCCTCGCGATGCGCCTATTGACCCCGTCGCGGGCATCGCAGTACGGTCGCCGCCGATAGTAAGGAAACTTTCCTGTCAATCTGGAGGTGCCAGTGTCCACGGCACGACTCGTAGTGGTGGCCGGTGTGTTGGCCGCCACGCTCGCGATCCCGCCCCAGCCGGCGCAGAGCGCGGCGGCGCCCCAGGTACGGGTGGACCAGGTGGGCTATCTGCCCGGCGAGGTCAAGCACGCCTACCTCATGACGGCCGGCCAGGTCTCCGCGTCGAGGTACAGCGTGATCGACGCGTCCGGGAAGACGGTCCTCACCGGATCCGTCGGATCGGCGAGCCGGGGGTCGTGGAACTCCGCGTACAAGGACGTCTATCCGATCACCTTCAGCAAGCTCACCGCCCCGGGCGTCTACCGCCTCCGGGTCGGCGGCGGGGCCGTCGCCGTCTCCCCGGTGTTCAGGATCGAGAGCCCGCAGGCCCTGTACGGGCGGCTGGCCGCCGACGGGGTGACGTTCTTCCGGACGCAGCGCGACGGCTCCGACGTGATCCCCGGCGCGCTCGGCCGCAAGCCGGCGCACCTCAACGACGCCCGCGCGGCGCTCTATCAAATCCCGCACTACGAGACCGACTCCGACGTCATCACCGACACCCGCCTCACCCGCATCGCCGGACCGGCCGTGGACGCCGAGGGCGGCTGGTTCGACGCCGGGGACTACCTGAAGTTCACACACAGCACGGCCTACGCCGACGCGCTGCTGTTCGCCTCCCAGCGGGCGCTGGGCCCGGCCGCGCCCGCCGCGCTCGGAGCCGAGGCCAGGCACGGTGTGGACTGGCTGGACAAGATGTGGGACCAGCGGACGAAGACGCTGTACATCCAGGTCGGCATCGGCTCGGGCAACGAGGCCGGCACGTTCACCGGCGACCACGACCTGTGGCGGCTGCCCGAGACGGACGACGCCGACACCTCCTCCGCCGACCGCTTCGCCACCTCCCACCGTCCGGTCTTCCGGGCCGCCGCGCCCGGCGCCGAGGTCAGCCCGAATCTCGCCGGCCGGATCTCCGCCGCCTTCGCGCTCGCCGCACAGGTCGACGCCGCCCGGCACCCCCGGCGGGCCGCCGCCGAGTACCGGGCCGCAACCTCGCTCTACGCGATGGCGGACACCGCCAGTCCGCCCGACCCGCTGACCACCGCGCTGCCCCACGCCTTCTACCCGGAGGACACCTGGCGCGACGACATGGAGTTCGGCGCCTCCGAGATCGCCCTGGCCGCCCAGCAGTTGGGCCGCCCCTCGGCCCGGTACGTGTCCGAGGCCGCCGCCTGGGCCAGGAGCTACATCGCCCACGACACCGGCGACACCCTCAACCTCTACGACACCAGTGCCCTCGCCCACGCCGACCTCATCAAGGCGATCCACGCGGCCGGGAACCCCTCCGGGCTCGCCGTGACCGCCCCCGGCCTCGTACGCGACCTCAAGCGCCAGGTGCGCACCGGCGCCACCCGCTCCGCCGCCGACATCTTCCGCGCGGGCGGCGTCTACACGGACTTCGACGCCGACTCGCACACCTTCGGCTTCCTGACCACCGAGGCGCTCTACAAGCAGGCCGGCGGCGACAGTTCGTACGACACCTTCGCCACCGACCAGCGCAACTGGCTGCTCGGCGCGAACGCCTGGGGCACCAGCTTCATGGTCGGCGAGGGCACCACCTTCCCCCGCTGCATGCAGCACCAGGTCGCCAACCTCAAGGGCAGCACCGACGGCTCCAGGCCGATCGCCACCGGCGCGGTCGTCAACGGCCCCAACGGCACGGACCAGTTCTCCGACGGGCTCGGCGACTACCAGGAGGGCATGACCAAGTGCCCCGCGAGCGGCGATCCGTACGACGCGTACACCGGGCACGGCAGCCGGTACGTCGACGACGTCCGTTCCTGGCAGTCCAGTGAACCGGCCCTCGACATGACCGTCAGCGCCGTCGCGGGCGCGGCCTTCCAGCTGGCGGCGCAGCGAGGCTGATCGCCGGAGACGGGCGTAGCTGGGAACGTTCCCAGCTTGTGACGAATGTATGTACAGCAGATCTCATCTCCCTTACTGTGAACGCTCACAGCCCCCCGGTGTGTCCAGGCCAGGCCATCGAAAGGAGCTGAACTCCCTTTCCGTCAACTCGACAAGGAGGTCGGGATGACCGCGTCCAGCCTCGGCCGCACCGCGAAAATCGCCCTGCTCCTGGCGGCCGTCGCCCTGCCGGCGACCACGCTCACCACGTCCACCAGTGCCTCTGCCGCGAACTCGCTGAGCATGCTCGGCGCCGATGTCTCGACCGCGCAGCGCGCCCTGGACCTCGGCGCCAAGTACTACGACGCCAGCGGCACCGCCAAGGACCCGCTCGACATCCTCAAGGGCGCCGGCGTCAACTACGTACGCCTGCGCGTCTGGAACAACCCGGCCAGCGGCTACAACAACAAGGCCAAGGTGCTGGCGTACGCGAAGACGGTGAAGGCCAAGGGCCTCAAGCTGCTCGTCGACTTCCACTACTCCGACACCTGGGCCGACCCCGGCAAGCAGTACAAGCCGGCGGCCTGGGCCAGCCATGGCATCAGCGCGCTCCAGACCGACGTATACAACTACACCTACGACGTCTGCAACAGCCTCAAGGCCCAGGGCACCACGCCGGACAGCGTCCAGATCGGCAACGAGATCAATGTCGGCATGCTGTGGAACGACGGCAAGGTGGTCAACAACGACTTCACCAACCTCAGCCTGCTCCTGAAGTCCGGCTACAACGCGACCAAGGCCTGTAACAGCGGCACCCAGGTGATCATCCACACCGCGGACGCCGACAGCGACAGCAACGCGCGCTGGTTCTACGACGGGATCAAGGCCAAGGGCGTCAGCTGGGACATCACCGGGCTGTCGTACTACTGCATGTGGCACGGCACGCTGGCCAACATGGGCAGTGTCGTCTCCGACATGAAGTCCCGGTACGGCAAGGACGTCATCATCGCCGAGACGGCCTACCCCTTCACCACGGGGAACGCGGACAGCACCGCCAACTCCATCACGTCGGGATGCTCGGGCTATGCGCTCACCTGGGCAGGCCAGGGTGCGGAGTTCACCGCAGTGCAGAACACGGCCCGCAGCGCCGGCGCGATCGGCGTCTTCTACTGGGAACCGACCTGGTACGCGGTCACCGGCAACGGCTGGGATCCGGCCAACATCAGTACCAGCGGCAACGGCTGGGACAACATGGCCACCTTCGACTGGACGGGCCACATCAACCCGAACGTCAAGTGGACCTCCTAGCCTGCTTGGTCCGTCCGATCGGACGGTGATCCGGCGGCCCTCACCGGCGTTTCAGACCCGGTGAGGGTCGCCGTCCGGCAGCCAGGCGCGCGGGGCGTGCAGGCCGAGGTCGCCGACGCCCTCGCAGAGGGCGTCCATGACGGCGAGGACCGAGGTACGGACCTCACCACGGCGTGCGACCAGCGACCAGGTCCAGTGGACCTCCGGCGCGACGACCGGGCGCCGGACCAGGTCGGGAGGCAGCGGGGTGGTCTGGCCCTTGGGTGAGTTGATCACCGGTCGGTCGCTGCGCCGGACATGGTCGAAGAAGGCGGGCCCGGTGACGCCGCCGTCGGCGATGCGCACCGCGCGGGCTCCGGTGTCGCGGGCGAGCTGCTCGGCGTAGACGTTCCAGGACGACCAGGCGGTGGTGTCGTCGTCGAGGAGGACGACGGTGTCCCGGGCGGCCACGTCGCCGGTGTCGTCGCCGGTGGCGACGGCGTAGAGCCGGTCGGCGCCGATGAGCCGGGCCTGAAGGCCGAGCTCTTCCAGGTTCTCGGTACGCACCCAGCACACCGCGAGGTCCAGGCTGCCGTCGGCGACCCGGGCGGCCTGTGTGTGGGAGGGCGCGACCCAGGCGTCGATGTGGAGCCGGGCCACGGCGGAGGTGCGGGCCGTGAGGTCTGCCGGAAGCCAGTTGACGTAGCCGAGCCGGACCGGCTCCGATCCGGAGAGCCGGGCGGCGCGGTGCTGGAGGTCGTCGGCCCGTTCCAGCAGGGCGCGGGTGTGCGGCAGCAGGGCCGCGCCGGCCGGGGTGAGGGACACCGAGCGGCGGTCCCGATCGAACAGAGATACGCCGAGATCACGTTCGAGTGCCTTGATCTGCTGGGACAGGGAGGGCCCGGCGATCAGGAGACGCTCGGCGGCCCGGCCGAAGTTGAGTTCCTCGGCGACCGCGACGAAATACCGCAGTTGGCGCAGCTCCACGCCCGCCATGCTACGTGGCCGGGAGGCTGCGCCTATCAGCAGGGAGGAAGCCCGTCGTGGCGTCGGGCCTGGTCGCGGGCACACCATGGGGGAGTGGCGAACCGGCACCACGCCATGCCACATGCCACGCCACGCACCTCATCGAACGGAGCAGGACCATGCGCGAGTTCCTGGTCGAGATCACCACCACCGTCCCCGAGGGCACCAGCCAGGACGAGGTCGACCGCCGGCGCGCCGCCGAGGCCGTCCGCGCCGGGGAACTGGCCGCGACCGGCAACCTGGCACGGCTGTGGCGCCCGGTCGGCGAGCTGCGCAGCATCGGCGTGTGGTGCGCCGCCGACGAGGAGGAGCTCCACGAGAAGGTGCTCGGGACGCTGCCGCTGCGCCCGTGGATGTCGTTGCACGTCACCCCTCTGGAGTCCCACCCGAACGACCCGCGCGGCCCGAAGGCGTGAGCGCGCGGACCCCGCTACGGCAGAATCCGTAACTGATCGACATGCAGCGCCACCGATGCCTCTGACGGGGAGCCGTTCATGACCACACCGCAGGATCTGTTGATCGTCGCCTTGGACGTGGTGCCCAGCCGTCCCCTGGAACCGGGCGATCTGTCGCTCGCCCTCGCGGGAGCCGAGGTGATCGATCTCATCGAGGCGGGGGCGCTCACACTAGACGGCGACCGGATCGTGCCGGGCGACTCACGGGCACTCGCCGACCCCCTGCTGGACGGGGCCGCGGCGTCCCTCGTCCGGCAGGTGCCCTACGAGTCGGTCGAGGACTGGCTGTGGCGCCGGGGCCGCGGCCTGTCCCTGGCCTATCTGGACTTCCTGGAGGCTGAAGGACACATCACCCGCAAGCGCGGTCGCTGGCTGCCCATCCGTACCGGCCGCACCGCACTGGCCGACTCGCCCGCCCGCAGCCACGCGGCGGAGCGCTGGACGTCCGGCGAGCCCGTTCTCGCGGTCCTCGCGGCCGCCGTCGGGATCCACGACAAGCCGACCGAGGACGTCTCGGGCGTGGCCGACGAGGCGGTCGTGACGGTGCTCGCCGCGGTCGGCGACGCGGTGATGGAGCTGGAGGCCGTACGGCAGCGCAAAGCCATCGAGGACGCGGCCTTCGACAACATCTGGCGAGGCCAGTGACGACGACGTTCACCGCGCGCGGGAGCGGATCGATTCGATGAGGAGGTCGACGGCGAGCCGGAAGTTGTCCGGGGAGTCCAGCGGCGGGATGTCGTCGATCAGCGCGGCCAGGTTCGGGTACGCCTGCGGGGGCAGCGCCCGGTAGTCGACCTGCCAGGCGCGCAGGTCGGCCTCGCGGGCGGGCGCGTCCAGGGCGTGCAGGGCGGCCTCCATGCTGGAGTAGGCCAGTACGGTGTCGGCGAAGACCCGGTAGCAGCGGGCGGCGTCGCGGTCCGCCAGCCCGGCGCGGCGCATGCAGCCGAGGATGTGCTCGACGACCTCGAACTCGTGCGGGCGGCGCGTGGTGCGGGCCGCGACGAGTTGGCCGATCTGCGGGTGCGCCATGAAAGCGCCCCGGATGCGCTGGGCGACGGTGCGCAGGTCCTCGGCCCAGTCGGCGGTGACGGGGAGCCCGCCCGAGGTGGTCTCGGCGTGCAGGGCGTCGGTGAGGGCGAGGAGCAGCTCGTCCTTGTCGCGGAAGTGCCGGTAGATGGCGGTGGGGTGCGCGTCGAGCTCGCGGCCCAGGGCCTCGAAGGTGAGCGACTCGATCCCGTCGCGGTCGCAGATCCGCAGCGCGGCCTCGGTGATGACCTGCTGGTTGAGACTGCCCCGGGGCCGCCGGGCGCGTCCCGGGCCCGCCTTGGGGGTGGCCGCCATCGCGCGGTGTCCTCTCGTCGCCCGTTGTCCGTGGTCGTTCATCGCCACCTGCATGCTATCGATAGTCGATGCCATTGACTATGAGACTGACCATCTCCCACACTGGCGGCCGAGGAGAGGATTCCGACCTTGCCGACCTTGCCCACGGACAACGCCGATCTGCTGATCACCGGCGCCCGGGTACGCCTCGGCGAGGGCCGCTGGGTCTCCGCCCTGGCGGTCCGGGGCGGCCGGATCCACGCCCTCGGGGACGAATCCGAACTGCGCGGCCTGGCCGGACCCCGTACGCGGGTGGTGCACGCGCCCGGCGGGCTGGTCGTCCCCGGCTTCCAGGACAGCCACATCCACGCGCCCTTCGCCGGACGCAACCGGCTGCGCCTGTGGCTCAACGACCTGGCGGGCCGGACCGCGTACCTGGACGCCGTCGCCGCGTACGCGGCCGCGCATCCCGAGGAGCCGTGGATCACCGGCGGCGGCTGGGCAATGGAGTACTTCCCCGGCGGCGCCCCGCGCAAGGAGGACCTGGACGCGATCGTCCCGGACCGCCCGGTCTTCCTCTTCAACCGGGACGTCCACGGGGCGTGGGTCAACTCCCGCGCCCTGGAGGCCGCGGGCATCGACCGGGGCACCCCGGATCCGCCCGACGGCCGGATCGAGCGCGATCCGGCCACCGGCGAGCCCACCGGCACCCTGCACGAGGGCGCCGCCTACCGGGTCGACGAGGAGGTCGTGCCCGCGCCGGGGCAGGAGGAATGGCGCGCGGCGATCCTGCACGCGCAGGGGTATCTGCACTCCCTCGGCATCACCGGCTGGCAGGACGCCTGGGTCACCCCGGCCACCCAGGCGGCCTACCAGTCGCTCGCCGCCGACGGCCGGCTGACGGCCCGCGTGGTGGGCGCCCTGTGGTGGGACCGGCACCGCGGCCTGGAGCAGATCGACGAGTTGCGCGAACGCCGCGAACAGGGCCTCGCGGTGCGCGCGCCCGGCGCCGCGCTCGGCTCCGGCTTCCACCCCACGACGGTGAAGATCATGACCGACGGGGTGCTGGAGAACCACACCGGAGCCCTGCTGGAGCCGTACTGCGACGGCTGCGGCGGCAGCACCGGCGACCGGGGCCTGAGCTACCTCCCGTACGACCTGCTGCGGGAGGCCGTCACGACACTGGACCGGCACGGCTTCCAGGTCCACCTGCACGCCATCGGCGACCGCGCCGTCCGCGAGTCGCTGGACGCGGTGGCCGCGGCCCGCGCCGCCAACGGGCAGGGCGGCGACCACCGGCACCACATCGCCCACGTCCAGCTCGTCCAGCCCGAGGACGTGGGGCGCTTCGCCGAACTCGGCGTGGTCGTCAACTGCCAGGCGTACTGGGCCCAGAGCGAGCCGCAGATGGACGAGCTGACCATCCCCTACCTCGGCCCCGAACGGGCCCGGCTGCAGTACCCTTTCGCCGACCTGCTCGCCTCCGGCGCGCGCCTGGCGATGGGCAGCGACTGGGCGGTCACCACCGCCGACCCGCTGGAGCAGATCGAGGTCGCCGTCACCCGCACCGACCCCGCGCACCGTGACGGCGAGCCCTTCCTGCCCGGGCAGCGGCTGCGCCTGGACGACGCGCTGGACGCCTTCACCTCGGGCTCGGCGTACGTCAACCACGACGAGCAGGGTGGCGCCCTCGAAGTCGGCCGCCGCGCCGACCTGGCGCTGCTGGACACGGACCTGTTCGCACCCGGCGCTCCGCCCGCCGCCGACGCCCGGGTCCGGCTCACGGTGGCGGCGGGGAAGGTCGTGCACGATGAGGGGCTCTGAGTCGATGAACGCACCGGACCGGCATGACTTCTTTGCCGAGCCGGACCTGCCGCGCCCGCAGGTGGGTTCCGGGGCGGCCGAGGCAGTCGCGCGGGAGCACTTCGGGGCCGTCGGGCGCTTCCGCGAGGTCGGCAGCCAGCAGGACCGCAACTTCGTGATCGACGGCCCGGCGGGACGGTTCGTGCTCAAGATCGCCAACCCGGCCTTCTCGGACGCCGAACTCGCCGCCCAGGACCACGCGTTGCTGCATCTCGCCGCCGCCGCGCCGGACCTGGTGATCCCGCGGCCGCACCCCGCCCGGGACGGCGGCTTCGTCGCCCGCTTCGAGTCCGGCGGGGTCGCCCTGCGGGCCCGGCTGCTCAGCTTCGTCCCAGGCGGGCCGCTCGCGGACGCGGCGTACCTGGCCCCGGCCGTCATGGCGCGGCTCGGGGACCTCGCCGCCCGGGTGGCGTCCGGACTGGCCGACTGCCGCCACCCCGGGCTCGACCGGACCCTGCAGTGGGACATCCGCAACACCCGCCGGGTCCACGAGACGCTCGCCGGTCATGTCACCGACCCCGACCGGGCCGCGATCCTGCGCCGGGCCGTCGAGGACTCCTGCGACCGGCTGGACGCGCTCTCCCCGCAGCTGCGCGTACAGCCCGTCCACGGCGACATCACCGACGACAACGTGGTCTGCGAACCTGGCCGGGACGGCCGCCCGGTCCCCTCCGGCGTCATCGACTTCGGCGATGTCGGCCTCGGCTGGACCGTGGCCGAACTCGCCACCGCCTGTGCCTCGTTGCTGCACCACACGCCCACCCGGCCGCTGGCGGTGCTCGCCGCCGTACGGGCCTTCCACGCCGTCCTGCCGCTCACCGGGTCCGAACTCGCCGCCCTGTGGCCCGCGATCACCGCCAGGACTGCCGCCCTCGTGGTCAGCGGTCTCCACCAGGGCCGCATCGACCCCGGCAACGCGTACGTCCTGCGCGCGCAGGAGCAGGAGTGGCGGGCCTTCGAGGCCGCCCTCTCCCTGCCCCCGGACGTCGCGCACGCCGCGATCCGGGCAGCGCTCGGGCTGCCGGTGCCGGCGGCCCCGGCCCCGGCCGTCCGCGCGCCCCTGCTCCCGGGCCTCGCCGCCGGGGCCCCGGCCGCGGTCCTCGACCTGTCCCCGCTCAGCCCGGACCTCTCCGACGGCGCCTGGCTGGCCCCGGACACCGAAGCCCGCCTCGCCGCCGCCCGCCCGGGCGTCGCGATTGCCCGCTACGGCGAGGCCCGGCTGACCCGGACCCGCCTCCACAGCACGGACGCGCCCGCCACGATCGCCCTCGGCGTCGAGGTGTTCTGCGCCCCCGGCAGCGCGGTGACGGCCCCCTTCGCGGGAGTCGTGCGCCCCGAGGCGACCGGCCTGGTCCTGGCGGGCCCCGACGCCGACCTGCGCCTCACGGGTCTGCGTACGCCACCGGCCCCCGGACCCCTGGCCCCCGGCGCCGCTCTGGGTGAGGTCGGCGACGACGGCAGGCTCTACGTCCAGCTGTGCACCCTGCGCGGCACGGCCCCGCCCGCCCACGCCACCGCCGAGTCCGCCCTCGCGTGGCTCACCGTCTGCCCCGACCCCTCGCCGCTGCTCGGCCAGGACCGTATGACCGTGCCCGACGAGCCCTCCGGCGCGGAGCTGCTGCGGCAGCGCGACGCGGCCGTGGCCGGCGTCCAGGGGCACTACTACGACAACCCGCCCCGCATCGAACGGGGCTGGCGTCAGCACCTAACCGACCTCGACGGCCGCACCTACCTGGACATGATCAACAACGTGGCGTCCATCGGCCACGCCCACCCCCGCCTCACCGCCGCCGTCGCCCGCCAGTGGGACCTGCTCAACACCAACTCGCGCTTCAACTACCGGGCCGTATCCGATCTCGCGGGCCGCCTCGCCGGTCTCCTCCCCGACCCGCTCGACACCGTCTTCTTCGTCAACAGCGGCTCCGAGGCCGTCGACCTCGCCCTCCGGCTCGCGCAGACCTTCACCGCGCGCAAGGACGTCATCGCCGTCGCCGAGGCCTACCACGGTTGGACCATCGGCTCCGACGCCGTCTCCACCTCCCTCGCCGACAACCCCCGCGCGCTGACCACCCGCCCCGACTGGGTGCACACCCTGCTCGCCCCCAACACCTTCCGCGGCGAGTTCCGCGGCCCCGACGCCACCGCCCGCTACCTCGCCGACGCCCACCGCGTCATCGACGCCGCCGTCGCCGGTGGCCGCCCGCCCGCCGCCTTCATCTGCGAGGCCCTCTACGGCAACGCCGGCGGCGTACCGCTCCCGCCCGGCTACCTGCCCGAGGTCTACGACGCCGTCCGCGCGGCCGGGGCCCTGTGCATCGCCGACGAGGTCCAGGTCGGCTACGGCCGCCTCGGCGACCACTTCTGGGGATTCCAGCAGCAGGGCGCGACCCCGGACATCGTCACCGTCGCCAAGGCCATGGGCAACGGCCATCCCCTCGGCGCGGTCATCACCCGCCGCGACATCGCCGACGCCTTCGCCGAGGACGGCTACTTCTTCTCCTCGGCCGGCGGCAGCCCGGTCAGCTGCGTCGTCGGCCTCACCGTCCTGGACGTCATCGAGGACGAGGGCCTCCAGGCGAACGCCGCCAGGACCGGCGGCCACCTGCGCCGCGCCGTCGAGGCCCTGGCCCGCGAACTCCCCCTGATCGGCGCCGTCCACGGCATGGGTCTCTACCTCGGCATCGAGCTCGTCCGGGACCCCGGCACCCTCGAACCCGCCACCGAGGAGACCGCCGCCATCTGCGAACGCCTCCTCGAACTGGGCGTCATCGTCCAGCCCACCGGCGACCACCTGAACGTCCTCAAGATCAAGCCCCCGCTGTGCCTCACCACCGAGAGCGCCGACTTCTTCGTCGACGCTCTTGCCCGCACCCTGCGGCATGGCTGGTAGCCATGCCGACGAAGGAGAAGAACGGCACATGCCCCAACAGCTCGTCGACAAGAACGCGGAGGGCCGCGACGCCCGCCAGTACCACATCGGCATCGCCCCCGGAGAGGTCGGCAGCGTCGCGCTCCTGCCCGGCGATCCGTTCCGCGTCCCCCTCATCGCCGAATTCCTCACCGACGTGCGGGAGGTCGCCCACAACCGGGAGCACCGCACGATGACGGGCCTGTACAAGGGCAAGCTGATCACCGCCACCTCGACGGGGATGGGGTGCCCCTCCACGGCCATCGCGGTGGAGGAACTGGCCCGCGTGGGTGTCACCTCCTTCATCCGCGTGGGCAGTTCGGCGGCCCTCCAGCAGGGCATCGAGCCCGGCGACCTGCTCATCAGCGAGGGCGCGCTCCGCAACGACGGCACCACCGCCGCGTATGTGCACCCCGGATACCCCGCGGTCCCGGATCTGCCCATCGCCCTGGAGCTCAGGCGGACCGCCGAGCGCCTTCAGGCAGCCCGCGGCGGGTTCCGCGTCCACTCCGGCATCAACGCCTCCGACGACGCCTTCTACGCCGAGGGCCCCGAGTGGATCGCCCAGCTCAGCGGCATGGGCGTTCTCAACGTCGAGATGGAGGCCTCCGCCCTCTACGTCGTGGCGAGACTGCGCGGACTGCGGGCCGGCATGGTGTGCGCGTGCTCCAGCAACCTGGTGGCGGGCGCGAGCCTCTACGACGAGAAGAACGCCCGGCTCAAGGACGGCTGGGTGCGCAGCATCGAGGTCGCCCTGGACACCGCGGTAGCCCTGGACCTGTGACGCGGGGCGGTTCTACGGCAGCTGACCGCCGGGTGCGGGGCCGGGCCGCAGGCCCCGGCGTGAGGCGGCCCAGTCCTGCATTTCGGCGGTCGCCGTCCCCTCGACCTCTTCGTGCAGGCGGCGGCGGCTTTCCTCGTCGCGCTCCGAGAGCTCGTAGCGCCGGATCGCCAGACGCAGCCGTGACCAGGCCTCGGCGGCGAGCACGTAGCGCTCGTTGTGGTTGGAGACCTGACGGTAGCCCCCGATGAAGACCGCCGCGCCCGCCACCGTGGCGGTGACGGTGGCGGGGGCCGCGATGCCGGCGGCGACGACGGTGGCGGCTCCGGCGAGCAGCCCGGCCAGTTCCGTGGTCCGGTTCGCACGGCGCGCCATGTCGCGCGCCCGTGCGTACCAGGCCAGGTCCTGCAAGGCCACTTCCAGCAAGGGATCGTCGGGGTCGCCGCCGGTCAAGGGCGGTTGGTTTCTGGCCACTTGAGCATCCTGCCGGATGCTCGGGCCCACCGCTATCGGCTGATCAGGACGCCGCGTCGCCGAGCACGGCGAACACGCCTCGGCTCTCGCCGCCGTCGGGCAGCCGCCACCCGGCGGTGACGTGTCCCTGGGCCCCGGCCGGGTCCGCGCCGGGGGCCTGCCCTTCCGGCTGGAGGACGCGAGCCACCCGGACGGTCAGCCGGCCCGCCGCCCCGGTCTCCACCGTCAGGCCGGTGCCGTGCGACCCGTTGGCGACGGCGATCGACCTGACCGCGGTCGGGAAGCCGGATCCGGCGAAGGAGGAGGTGACGGAGGGGTCGGGGGTATCGGTCAGGCTCTGTGCCTGCGGCTCGGCCAGACCCTGGAGGAGCGCGAGCAGTTGCGCCACGAGCACCGGGTCGTGAGTCCCGTCGTACAGCCACCGCCGCCCCAGCACCCCGTGCTCGGAGGTGCCGACGAGGGCCTCACCGGCTCCGTCGAGCGGCGCGCCCCGGTAGCTGAGCGGTACGTGGTACGACACCGGCCGGTCGCCGGACTCGTCCCTGACCACCATGAACTCGATCCCCACCTCGCCCTCCGGGTCGTCCAGCCGGAAGCCTCCGGCCTTGGTCAGCACCGGCTCGCGCTCCGTGCCGACGTACCACGGCTGCGCGGGCAGCCATGATGC is part of the Streptomyces sp. NBC_01262 genome and harbors:
- a CDS encoding TetR/AcrR family transcriptional regulator, producing MAATPKAGPGRARRPRGSLNQQVITEAALRICDRDGIESLTFEALGRELDAHPTAIYRHFRDKDELLLALTDALHAETTSGGLPVTADWAEDLRTVAQRIRGAFMAHPQIGQLVAARTTRRPHEFEVVEHILGCMRRAGLADRDAARCYRVFADTVLAYSSMEAALHALDAPAREADLRAWQVDYRALPPQAYPNLAALIDDIPPLDSPDNFRLAVDLLIESIRSRAR
- a CDS encoding muconolactone Delta-isomerase family protein, which gives rise to MREFLVEITTTVPEGTSQDEVDRRRAAEAVRAGELAATGNLARLWRPVGELRSIGVWCAADEEELHEKVLGTLPLRPWMSLHVTPLESHPNDPRGPKA
- a CDS encoding LysR family transcriptional regulator, producing MAGVELRQLRYFVAVAEELNFGRAAERLLIAGPSLSQQIKALERDLGVSLFDRDRRSVSLTPAGAALLPHTRALLERADDLQHRAARLSGSEPVRLGYVNWLPADLTARTSAVARLHIDAWVAPSHTQAARVADGSLDLAVCWVRTENLEELGLQARLIGADRLYAVATGDDTGDVAARDTVVLLDDDTTAWSSWNVYAEQLARDTGARAVRIADGGVTGPAFFDHVRRSDRPVINSPKGQTTPLPPDLVRRPVVAPEVHWTWSLVARRGEVRTSVLAVMDALCEGVGDLGLHAPRAWLPDGDPHRV
- a CDS encoding glycoside hydrolase family 9 protein: MSTARLVVVAGVLAATLAIPPQPAQSAAAPQVRVDQVGYLPGEVKHAYLMTAGQVSASRYSVIDASGKTVLTGSVGSASRGSWNSAYKDVYPITFSKLTAPGVYRLRVGGGAVAVSPVFRIESPQALYGRLAADGVTFFRTQRDGSDVIPGALGRKPAHLNDARAALYQIPHYETDSDVITDTRLTRIAGPAVDAEGGWFDAGDYLKFTHSTAYADALLFASQRALGPAAPAALGAEARHGVDWLDKMWDQRTKTLYIQVGIGSGNEAGTFTGDHDLWRLPETDDADTSSADRFATSHRPVFRAAAPGAEVSPNLAGRISAAFALAAQVDAARHPRRAAAEYRAATSLYAMADTASPPDPLTTALPHAFYPEDTWRDDMEFGASEIALAAQQLGRPSARYVSEAAAWARSYIAHDTGDTLNLYDTSALAHADLIKAIHAAGNPSGLAVTAPGLVRDLKRQVRTGATRSAADIFRAGGVYTDFDADSHTFGFLTTEALYKQAGGDSSYDTFATDQRNWLLGANAWGTSFMVGEGTTFPRCMQHQVANLKGSTDGSRPIATGAVVNGPNGTDQFSDGLGDYQEGMTKCPASGDPYDAYTGHGSRYVDDVRSWQSSEPALDMTVSAVAGAAFQLAAQRG
- a CDS encoding glycoside hydrolase family 53 protein is translated as MTASSLGRTAKIALLLAAVALPATTLTTSTSASAANSLSMLGADVSTAQRALDLGAKYYDASGTAKDPLDILKGAGVNYVRLRVWNNPASGYNNKAKVLAYAKTVKAKGLKLLVDFHYSDTWADPGKQYKPAAWASHGISALQTDVYNYTYDVCNSLKAQGTTPDSVQIGNEINVGMLWNDGKVVNNDFTNLSLLLKSGYNATKACNSGTQVIIHTADADSDSNARWFYDGIKAKGVSWDITGLSYYCMWHGTLANMGSVVSDMKSRYGKDVIIAETAYPFTTGNADSTANSITSGCSGYALTWAGQGAEFTAVQNTARSAGAIGVFYWEPTWYAVTGNGWDPANISTSGNGWDNMATFDWTGHINPNVKWTS
- a CDS encoding acyl-CoA dehydrogenase family protein, producing the protein MDFELTEDQETIRKAVAGLLRDFDDHYWMEKDRDHEFPSEFYAAIAGGGWLGLTIPEEYGGHGLGITEATLLLEEVARSGGGMNAASSIHMSIFGMQPVVVHGSEELKRRTLPRIASGDLHVCFGVTEPGAGLDTASITTFARRDGDHYIVNGRKVWISKAMESEKILLLTRTTKAGDVAKKTDGMTLFLTDLDRSRIDIRPIPKMGRNAVTSNELFIDDLRIPVEDRVGEEGQGFRYLLDGLNPERMLIAAEALGIGRVSLEKAVKYGNERVVFGRPITMNQAVQFPLADSLTRLDAAELVLRKATWLYDNGKPCGREANTAKYLCAEAGFTAADRALQTHGGMGYSEEYHVARYFREARLMKIAPISQEMILNYLGSHTLGMPRSY
- a CDS encoding GOLPH3/VPS74 family protein; this translates as MTTPQDLLIVALDVVPSRPLEPGDLSLALAGAEVIDLIEAGALTLDGDRIVPGDSRALADPLLDGAAASLVRQVPYESVEDWLWRRGRGLSLAYLDFLEAEGHITRKRGRWLPIRTGRTALADSPARSHAAERWTSGEPVLAVLAAAVGIHDKPTEDVSGVADEAVVTVLAAVGDAVMELEAVRQRKAIEDAAFDNIWRGQ